AGTAGGGAAGCCAAACCTGATCCATGAATGAAATTGTGTATTGTGTAACAGTGTTGAGAATTTTCTCTTCTTCCCACAGAAACATGTAGATGAGAATCCACTCTATGAAGAGAGGAGGAACCTGGACCGTCAAGCAGGATTGTCTGTGATTCAAGAAACAGAACGCAGGCTGAAACGGAAACAGTGTGAAAAGCAAAAAGAGGAGAAAGATGAAAAGACAGCAAAAGTGTCAAGAAAAGAGGAACCAAAGAGTACCAAAGAACTGGGTGATGGGGATAATGAACATGAGACTAGTAAAAGGAAAGAAGTTCCTAATGGCCAAAAATGTGAGATTAAGCTTAAATTGAAGAAAGATGACAAAGAGgttgagaagaaggaagggaaaaaagaggaaTCCCCAAAGGAGTCAAGATTGTCATCTTTTGGAAAGTTCAGCTGGAGGAAGactgagagagaggaaaaaaatcaaGACAAAGATGTCTTTAGGGAGGAGAGTGCTGAGGAAAGCAAAGATAAAGAAAGTAAGCCCCAGTCTGGAAAACCAAATTCAAAGCCCATTGCAATTAAGTTGTCTGGAAAAACGGTTATTCCACACACCAGCCCCTGGACCCCAGTTGTTTCAACTTCATCACAAGCAAAAATCAGACCTAATTTACCAATTCCCATGATGGTTCTCAGGAAGTCTGCAACTACAACAGTAAGCAAGCCAGCACCTTTAAATACTTTCCTGTCTATAAAATCTTCTGGTGCCACTACCAAGCCACTTCCTGTAGTTAAAGAGGGTAATCCAGAACTTGTTCTAGCTCCAGATATTATTTCAAAAGCATTTGGAGGAGAAGTAGTCGTTTTAAAGAACTCACAGGATAAAACAAAGGCACCAGAACAACCAGAGGAAAAGGAGCATGAAAGTGTGTCAAAGGCCCTAGAACATGCAAGAGCCCTGGAACATGCAAAGGCAAATGCAGCAAAGGTTCAGGAGCAGGCCAGTGTTATGGCAAAAGCACAAGCAAAGGCACGGGAGCTTGCAGCTATGGCAAAGGAACAAGAAGTTACAAGAGGGGCAAAGATAAATGACCAATCCATGATTTTTGAAAGATCACATCGCCGTCCTCCTCTACTACCATTGCCTCCAGGACCACCACTGACGCTAGCAGTACCACTACCACGACCACCAGCAATATTATTCCCACCTCCACCCCTGATGCCACCGAAAGAAACAATTATCTTGGCAGATGACATGGCTCCTGGTGTGTCTGAGGATGATAAAAACATACTGGCAGTGCCCATGTGTCCCCATCCTTTGCCACCTCCAACTATTTTTAGAGACCATGTTAATAAATTAGAAAAAAAGAACTCTTCCTTGGCTGCAGGTAATGCTAAAGATCTATACGACATCTTCTACAATAACAGTGGCAGGAGTCCAGCTGACAGCAAGCTCATGAATTCTGCAACTTCAGATAAAGGAAAAATAAATcctattgagagagagagaaacacagaccTTTTGGTAAATTCTAAACCAAGCAACAACTCCTTTGCACAAGAATGCAGTTCTTCTGATGTTAGCAAAATCCCCTCAGGTGATGGGACTGCAGAACCAGAGGAAGTAAAAGCTGAGAAAAAGGCAGCCTGTGAAGAAAACATTGATCTCAAAACTGAGGATGAGGGGGGATCAGAGAAAATCTCCATTTCGAATACGCTGTCTACATTCAAGTATAAGGAAGTATTAGAATCTAACAACCTTGCAACAAGTGCCTCTGTTGCCTTTCAGAATGAAGAAGAAATGGGAACTCCTGCTCCAATTGAATTTAGCAAGAAATCACCAGAACTTGTAAGAGCAGAGCTAGACATACAAATACCAAAAAGAAGTCCTCTTCCTTTGGATGACTTTAGTAAGAAATCCACAGACCTACAATTATTAGAAGACGCAGAATCTTACAATCTTCCAAGTGCCTCTGTTCCCTTTCAGAATGAGGTAGAAATAGGAACTCCTACTGCAACTGAATTTATCAAGAAATTACCCAATCTTGAAAAAGCAGAATTAGCCAGGCAATTGCCACAAAGGAGTGCTCCCGCTTTCAAAAATGACAGCAAGAATCCATCAGAATTTGAGACAGCAGAGTTTAAATCTTCTGATGATAACAAATTGACTGTAAAGTTTTCAGAAAACAGTGTCTCTCCTTTAGGAGATGTTAGCAAGAACCCATTGGAGCTCAAGACAGCAGAATTAGCTATGCAGTTGCTAGAAGGCAATGCTCCTCTTTTGGAAGATGATAGCAAGAAGCCATCAGAACTTGGGACAGCAGAGTTTGAATCTCCTCATGATAAAGAATTAACAATGCAATTGTTAGAATACACCACTGCTCCTTTAGAAGATCTTAGCAAGAAGTCATCAGAGCTTGGGACAACAGAAATTAAATCTCCTGATGATAAAGAATTAATGATGCAATCATTAGAATACACCACTGCTTCTTTAGAAGATTTTAGCAAGAACCCATTCAAACGTGACAGAGCAGAATTAGTTACGCAGTTGCCAGAAATCAGTGCTCCTTCTTTAGAAGAACTTCACAAAAATCCATCGGAGACTGGGGCAGCAGAATTTAAATCTCTTGATGATAAAGAATTAACAATGCAATCGTTAGAATACACCACTGCTCCTTTAGAAGATCTTAGCAAGAAGTCATCAGAGCTTGGGACAACAGAAATTAAATCTCCTGATGATAAAGAATTAATGATGCAATCATTAGAATACACCACTGCTTCTTTAGAAGATTTTAGCAAGAACCCATTCAAACGTGACAGAGCAGAATTAGTTACGCAGTTGCCAGAAATCAGTGCTCCTTCTTTAGAAGAACTTCACAAAAATCCATCGGAGACTGGGGCAGCAGAATTTAAATCTCTTGATGATAAAGAATTAACAATGCAATCGTTAGAATACACCACTGCTCCTTTAGAAGATCTTAGCAAGAAGTCATCAGAGCTTGGGACAACAGAAATTAAATCTCCTGATGATAAAGAATTAATGATGCAATCATTAGAATACACCACTGCTTCTTTAGAAGATTTTAGCAAGAACCCATTCAAACGTGACAGAGCAGAATTAGTTACGCAGTTGCCAGAAATCAGTGCTCCTTCTTTAGAAGAACTTCACAAAAATCCATCGGAGACTGGGGCAGCAGAATTTAAATCTCTTGATGATAAAGAATTAACAATGCAATCGTTAGAATACACCACTGCTCCTTTAGAAGATCTTAGCAAGAAGTCATCAGAGCTTGGGACAACAGAAATTAAATCTCCTGATGATAAAGAATTAATGATGCAATCATTAGAATACACCACTGCTTCTTTAGAAGATTTTAGCAAGAACCCATTCAAACGTGACAGAGCAGAATTGGCCATTCAGTTTTCAGAAAGTAATGCTCCTCCTTTGGAAGAACTTCACAAGAATCCATCGGAGATCGAGGGAACAGAATTTAAATCTCCGGATGATACAGAGTTAGCAATGCACTTGCCAGAAAAGGAGGCTGGTCTTAGTAAGGAGCCTGTAATAATGAGGCATGTTGGTGTGACTAGTTGTGAAGACATCGATGAGAAGCTGCAAGACCAACAGAATACAGAGGTTTGTGATCAATCCAAGTTAGAAGAAATTAACAGTGATTTGGAAGTAAAAGCATATGTGACAAGTTTAGGTGAGAGAGATGTGGGAAGAGAACGTTTGGAATCAGCAGACCATAACTTTGCAGTTAGTCAGGGAGACAAGTCTCAGTTATTTGAAATACAAATAGAAACCCCTAAGGGGGAAGGACCAATTATAACAGAAGAGAAGCAAATTGATGACAGCTCTGAGCAAACAACATGGGTTTCTACATGGGTTTCTGATATCTGTGTTCAGAGTCAAGTGGCTTGGGAGCCAATCGACTTATCGTCCAAAGTGAGTGAGAAAAGTCCTCAAATAGTAGTGAGAGAACAGAGTTTTTCTAAAGAATCATCATTGGGTCTAAAACTGGGTCCTGTGGGAATTGAAAGGCTCGAGCCAGCAGTCATTGATGAAAGTCCTCAAACGTCAGAGGTCCTGAACATAGATCCAGAATTGAAGCCTTTAAATAAAGGTGAATTGGACTCTTTCCATACTAACAGTGAACAAGACTTGTTGGTtaattttcctccaagggacaATGAGGCTTTTAATGTAGTCAATGCTCCAAGTTCAGGAGAGATGCCAAATGAGTGCCTTGCTAACATAACCATGGTAAGCAGCACAGTAGGGGAATATGAACAAATTAATCAACAACCATTAAGCTGTGAAGTTAAGGATCTTGAAGTAGAGGGAACTAAAGCTTTGGACAGTATCTCTTCTACAACTGATGCCGAAACTAGTTCCAGTGTAGAATTAATGTTCCTACAAAATGATACACAGAGATCTTCTGAATCTCATATGAAGTTAAGTTACATGGAAGAGACACCTTTAATCGAAACAAAAAATGCTATTTTTTCCAGTATTCAGCCAGAGATGGTGCAAGAACCATTAGATGCTCTTCCAACAGAAATCAGTGTTGGACATCTTGGAGAAGAGGCCCTTACCTTCACAGCCATGAACACGGGGGTCTTGAATACCTCAGCAGCTGATGATTTTGACTTGAACTCAACTTATTCAGAACTTAGCTTTAACCAGACTACAACCCTTACTCTGAATTTAAAAGTAGAAAATGAGAGAGATTCTCTGAAGTCTGATGAAATAAAGCCTACTGATCCATCTGAACTAAAACCAGGTTTGGAATTAGAAACTATTCATTTCAGTCTAGGGGATATTGAAGTGGAACGTGAACACTTGAGTATCCTACCATCTGAAATTCTAAATGAAGATACTGTAGAAAGCCCCAAGTTAGAAACTATTACATCTATTTGTTTAAAGTCTAGCAAGACTAGTGAGTTGGGCATTGACCAACCTGCAGTTGAACCAGAAATGATTGATTTTGTTGTATCAGCCTCTGGTGATCAAGAGGACAAATTTTGCTCCTTGGTTTCTGATGCAATAGTTTCACATATGGGATCTCCTGCACCAAATAGTGACACTGCAGAACCAAGCATGTCACTCATTGAAATGCAGGGTATGCCTTCAGTTTCTGGGGTTTTTCAATTAGATGTTAGCCAAGGTGGCACTTCTGATATGTCATCATTGAGTTGTGTtggaaaaaatgtggaaaatcaAGCAGCTGCATGTATGGAACCCCTCCATCCAGATCGCAATAAAACATCTGTAGAAGTGGGGGGCTCGGGCAATAGTGAATTGTACAGTGAGATGC
This sequence is a window from Elgaria multicarinata webbii isolate HBS135686 ecotype San Diego chromosome 4, rElgMul1.1.pri, whole genome shotgun sequence. Protein-coding genes within it:
- the LOC134397511 gene encoding zinc finger protein 318-like isoform X1, with amino-acid sequence MSECGRAASRALYAAATAVTTMYRASSGRSSVSSSSRSKESSSSGSRSSRSGASTSGSTRGRSPRRSRSPSPRGRRHRSPSSSRSSRRSPSPRRSSRIRSPSGGSWSCIGSEQRDNSLTRRRSPGRRSRSPRSCSPRRRSRSPRSRSPGRRSRSPGRRSPTRHSSSPGRRSPARHSCSPGRRSPSRHSESSVEQSLRITVGNDRYGIDTPERKRLSDRLGSPVDSLSDVDRDDLADGPIFSRGLSHPRSLDRYPSREATPSSPFRMRHDDDYRSRDVFVHQSDYSVTYDHLHDQPRESDRGGELLRKSLYTSEDRGREPKRSRYDRDARVLDMSIEPQGFMPATRNYRKRSLSRSPSPTYLEEDFRELESARRKREEEEQTRNLSRELPGSGYMMPGSTNPVPSSEPRYLYRPDDAPAMPKKSILKKRVEDFSVQPEVFSSSSTSVKEPLHLSNNPPLPQRSSVAPFSLEVENFLKRFNKNAVAESTNKESQGNVHDWRPYSGVQQNTFPFEQNSGSFLKQKEPHESTSEPADRHSDFLLPHERVSQDGSGFSRILGMMADSTSAQEKRRRSFPDDIEDEEKFLYGDDEDGSNVDSPSTQKLILSGEREPVNQKVSSPPPPSPPVKPDTSEESRPEYEKIHDLLKTIGLDIGVAEIGKLAARTQERLHGKKPSRSPDRHLVASHKPESRERRHSRSNTHSPESSQKRSLSPSGSFPPSKDMSSVSNSEYNKSKSIGQDNPAGTPERSVPPISLIPSAPPSHPNLSPPTSVSQYRVSRFPPFPATQLPQNYPPPTMAPPGYNAYGHYMAYAASGWPMYAQQADPALSDVHGLVTLTVPPNPTRPNLRVIETVSTGKGTPDIKRDESVLVQIPSGAPYSIPQFSQPSLKERISDERNRASQKQKVIEEREKLKAEQEARQKKLHYLRTELNRLSKQQGEMLRKKRREKDGHKDPLLVEVNRLQENIVKEIAQLKINADAAEKKQSELDKVAQILGINIFEKSRKLSSENKDPSEKNKSEIAKSQERTSNSIKESKPINDKPKGKSPKPTESSQPSKQQIQAANIYDYYDTGNHWCKDCNTTCGTMFDFFTHMHNKKHRQTLDPYNRPWASKTERETKQEVTKRIDKIPVPAKGSEFLIPVTGYYCQLCHEFFGDQISAEQHVKSHPHNEKYKKHVDENPLYEERRNLDRQAGLSVIQETERRLKRKQCEKQKEEKDEKTAKVSRKEEPKSTKELGDGDNEHETSKRKEVPNGQKCEIKLKLKKDDKEVEKKEGKKEESPKESRLSSFGKFSWRKTEREEKNQDKDVFREESAEESKDKESKPQSGKPNSKPIAIKLSGKTVIPHTSPWTPVVSTSSQAKIRPNLPIPMMVLRKSATTTVSKPAPLNTFLSIKSSGATTKPLPVVKEGNPELVLAPDIISKAFGGEVVVLKNSQDKTKAPEQPEEKEHESVSKALEHARALEHAKANAAKVQEQASVMAKAQAKARELAAMAKEQEVTRGAKINDQSMIFERSHRRPPLLPLPPGPPLTLAVPLPRPPAILFPPPPLMPPKETIILADDMAPGVSEDDKNILAVPMCPHPLPPPTIFRDHVNKLEKKNSSLAAGNAKDLYDIFYNNSGRSPADSKLMNSATSDKGKINPIERERNTDLLVNSKPSNNSFAQECSSSDVSKIPSGDGTAEPEEVKAEKKAACEENIDLKTEDEGGSEKISISNTLSTFKYKEVLESNNLATSASVAFQNEEEMGTPAPIEFSKKSPELVRAELDIQIPKRSPLPLDDFSKKSTDLQLLEDAESYNLPSASVPFQNEVEIGTPTATEFIKKLPNLEKAELARQLPQRSAPAFKNDSKNPSEFETAEFKSSDDNKLTVKFSENSVSPLGDVSKNPLELKTAELAMQLLEGNAPLLEDDSKKPSELGTAEFESPHDKELTMQLLEYTTAPLEDLSKKSSELGTTEIKSPDDKELMMQSLEYTTASLEDFSKNPFKRDRAELVTQLPEISAPSLEELHKNPSETGAAEFKSLDDKELTMQSLEYTTAPLEDLSKKSSELGTTEIKSPDDKELMMQSLEYTTASLEDFSKNPFKRDRAELVTQLPEISAPSLEELHKNPSETGAAEFKSLDDKELTMQSLEYTTAPLEDLSKKSSELGTTEIKSPDDKELMMQSLEYTTASLEDFSKNPFKRDRAELVTQLPEISAPSLEELHKNPSETGAAEFKSLDDKELTMQSLEYTTAPLEDLSKKSSELGTTEIKSPDDKELMMQSLEYTTASLEDFSKNPFKRDRAELAIQFSESNAPPLEELHKNPSEIEGTEFKSPDDTELAMHLPEKEAGLSKEPVIMRHVGVTSCEDIDEKLQDQQNTEVCDQSKLEEINSDLEVKAYVTSLGERDVGRERLESADHNFAVSQGDKSQLFEIQIETPKGEGPIITEEKQIDDSSEQTTWVSTWVSDICVQSQVAWEPIDLSSKVSEKSPQIVVREQSFSKESSLGLKLGPVGIERLEPAVIDESPQTSEVLNIDPELKPLNKGELDSFHTNSEQDLLVNFPPRDNEAFNVVNAPSSGEMPNECLANITMVSSTVGEYEQINQQPLSCEVKDLEVEGTKALDSISSTTDAETSSSVELMFLQNDTQRSSESHMKLSYMEETPLIETKNAIFSSIQPEMVQEPLDALPTEISVGHLGEEALTFTAMNTGVLNTSAADDFDLNSTYSELSFNQTTTLTLNLKVENERDSLKSDEIKPTDPSELKPGLELETIHFSLGDIEVEREHLSILPSEILNEDTVESPKLETITSICLKSSKTSELGIDQPAVEPEMIDFVVSASGDQEDKFCSLVSDAIVSHMGSPAPNSDTAEPSMSLIEMQGMPSVSGVFQLDVSQGGTSDMSSLSCVGKNVENQAAACMEPLHPDRNKTSVEVGGSGNSELYSEMQTSGGEITKMEEENDDNRSEVHSKLTLEVTDNSTKHLVSSDKMGPNV
- the LOC134397511 gene encoding zinc finger protein 318-like isoform X2 → MSECGRAASRALYAAATAVTTMYRASSGRSSVSSSSRSKESSSSGSRSSRSGASTSGSTRGRSPRRSRSPSPRGRRHRSPSSSRSSRRSPSPRRSSRIRSPSGGSWSCIGSEQRDNSLTRRRSPGRRSRSPRSCSPRRRSRSPRSRSPGRRSRSPGRRSPTRHSSSPGRRSPARHSCSPGRRSPSRHSESSVEQSLRITVGNDRYGIDTPERKRLSDRLGSPVDSLSDVDRDDLADGPIFSRGLSHPRSLDRYPSREATPSSPFRMRHDDDYRSRDVFVHQSDYSVTYDHLHDQPRESDRGGELLRKSLYTSEDRGREPKRSRYDRDARVLDMSIEPQGFMPATRNYRKRSLSRSPSPTYLEEDFRELESARRKREEEEQTRNLSRELPGSGYMMPGSTNPVPSSEPRYLYRPDDAPAMPKKSILKKRVEDFSVQPEVFSSSSTSVKEPLHLSNNPPLPQRSSVAPFSLEVENFLKRFNKNAVAESTNKESQGNVHDWRPYSGVQQNTFPFEQNSGSFLKQKEPHESTSEPADRHSDFLLPHERVSQDGSGFSRILGMMADSTSAQEKRRRSFPDDIEDEEKFLYGDDEDGSNVDSPSTQKLILSGEREPVNQKVSSPPPPSPPVKPDTSEESRPEYEKIHDLLKTIGLDIGVAEIGKLAARTQERLHGKKPSRSPDRHLVASHKPESRERRHSRSNTHSPESSQKRSLSPSGSFPPSKDMSSVSNSEYNKSKSIGQDNPAGTPERSVPPISLIPSAPPSHPNLSPPTSVSQYRVSRFPPFPATQLPQNYPPPTMAPPGYNAYGHYMAYAASGWPMYAQQADPALSDVHGLVTLTVPPNPTRPNLRVIETVSTGKGTPDIKRDESVLVQIPSGAPYSIPQFSQPSLKERISDERNRASQKQKVIEEREKLKAEQEARQKKLHYLRTELNRLSKQQGEMLRKKRREKDGHKDPLLVEVNRLQENIVKEIAQLKINADAAEKKQSELDKVAQILGINIFEKSRKLSSENKDPSEKNKSEIAKSQERTSNSIKESKPINDKPKGKSPKPTESSQPSKQQIQAANIYDYYDTGNHWCKDCNTTCGTMFDFFTHMHNKKHRQTLDPYNRPWASKTERETKQEVTKRIDKIPVPAKGSEFLIPVTGYYCQLCHEFFGDQISAEQHVKSHPHNEKYKKHVDENPLYEERRNLDRQAGLSVIQETERRLKRKQCEKQKEEKDEKTAKVSRKEEPKSTKELGDGDNEHETSKRKEVPNGQKCEIKLKLKKDDKEVEKKEGKKEESPKESRLSSFGKFSWRKTEREEKNQDKDVFREESAEESKDKESKPQSGKPNSKPIAIKLSGKTVIPHTSPWTPVVSTSSQAKIRPNLPIPMMVLRKSATTTVSKPAPLNTFLSIKSSGATTKPLPVVKEGNPELVLAPDIISKAFGGEVVVLKNSQDKTKAPEQPEEKEHESVSKALEHARALEHAKANAAKVQEQASVMAKAQAKARELAAMAKEQEVTRGAKINDQSMIFERSHRRPPLLPLPPGPPLTLAVPLPRPPAILFPPPPLMPPKETIILADDMAPGVSEDDKNILAVPMCPHPLPPPTIFRDHVNKLEKKNSSLAAGNAKDLYDIFYNNSGRSPADSKLMNSATSDKGKINPIERERNTDLLVNSKPSNNSFAQECSSSDVSKIPSGDGTAEPEEVKAEKKAACEENIDLKTEDEGGSEKISISNTLSTFKYKEVLESNNLATSASVAFQNEEEMGTPAPIEFSKKSPELVRAELDIQIPKRSPLPLDDFSKKSTDLQLLEDAESYNLPSASVPFQNEVEIGTPTATEFIKKLPNLEKAELARQLPQRSAPAFKNDSKNPSEFETAEFKSSDDNKLTVKFSENSVSPLGDVSKNPLELKTAELAMQLLEGNAPLLEDDSKKPSELGTAEFESPHDKELTMQLLEYTTAPLEDLSKKSSELGTTEIKSPDDKELMMQSLEYTTASLEDFSKNPFKRDRAELVTQLPEISAPSLEELHKNPSETGAAEFKSLDDKELTMQSLEYTTAPLEDLSKKSSELGTTEIKSPDDKELMMQSLEYTTASLEDFSKNPFKRDRAELVTQLPEISAPSLEELHKNPSETGAAEFKSLDDKELTMQSLEYTTAPLEDLSKKSSELGTTEIKSPDDKELMMQSLEYTTASLEDFSKNPFKRDRAELVTQLPEISAPSLEELHKNPSETGAAEFKSLDDKELTMQSLEYTTAPLEDLSKKSSELGTTEIKSPDDKELMMQSLEYTTASLEDFSKNPFKRDRAELAIQFSESNAPPLEELHKNPSEIEGTEFKSPDDTELAMHLPEKEAGLSKEPVIMRHVGVTSCEDIDEKLQDQQNTEVCDQSKLEEINSDLEVKAYVTSLGERDVGRERLESADHNFAVSQGDKSQLFEIQIETPKGEGPIITEEKQIDDSSEQTTWVSTWVSDICVQSQVAWEPIDLSSKVSEKSPQIVVREQSFSKESSLGLKLGPVGIERLEPAVIDESPQTSEVLNIDPELKPLNKGELDSFHTNSEQDLLVNFPPRDNEAFNVVNAPSSGEMPNECLANITMVSSTVGEYEQINQQPLSCEVKDLEVEGTKALDSISSTTDAETSSSVELMFLQNDTQRSSESHMKLSYMEETPLIETKNAIFSSIQPEMVQEPLDALPTEISVGHLGEEALTFTAMNTGVLNTSAADDFDLNSTYSELSFNQTTTLTLNLKVENERDSLKSDEIKPTDPSELKPGLELETIHFSLGDIEVEREHLSILPSEILNEDTVESPKLETITSICLKSSKTSELGIDQPAVEPEMIDFVVSASGDQEDKFCSLVSDAIVSHMGSPAPNSDTAEPSMSLIEMQGMPSVSGVFQLDVSQGGTSDMSSLSCVGKNVENQAAACMEPLHPDRNKTSVEVGGSGNSELYSEMQTSGGEITKMEEENDDNRSEVHSKLTLEVTDNSTKHLLL